In a genomic window of Variovorax paradoxus:
- a CDS encoding acyltransferase family protein has product MNNANTPPSAPQRLHALDNLRALMMWLGIVLHVALNHLTVASPLPWRDPQTSRVADLLLLFIHSFRMPVFFVLAGFFVALLIERRGAGAMLRNRALRLALPFALFWPPLFVLTTLLAMVYIHLTVRGVPGLDAALAPPRPPGGSPFNTLHLWFIYQLFWFCVLAWAGAKLGRFVPARLRAGFGHGFALLARQPWGVLVLALPLALAGSFHPTGLAPQSGSFLPPWGEWVHSGLFFVFGLCLHGRQDLLARFAARCQVLALAGLAFFGATLVLLGAARGTTPLPHAAFWVAFAYGTAGWLWSLALIGAFVRWLPRRNGVLDYLSRSSYWVYLVHMLGTVGFGVLLFHAPLGALAKMGLNIAATSLVALASYELLARRTPIARLLNGQPEAKRSSRKSTKARVFAAR; this is encoded by the coding sequence ATGAACAACGCCAACACCCCTCCTTCCGCGCCGCAACGGCTGCACGCGCTCGACAACCTGCGCGCCCTCATGATGTGGCTGGGCATCGTGCTGCACGTGGCCCTCAACCACCTCACCGTCGCCTCGCCGCTGCCCTGGCGCGACCCGCAGACCTCGCGCGTCGCCGACCTGCTGCTGCTGTTCATCCACAGCTTCCGCATGCCGGTGTTCTTCGTGCTCGCGGGCTTCTTCGTCGCGCTGCTGATCGAGCGGCGCGGCGCCGGCGCCATGCTGCGCAATCGCGCGCTGCGGCTCGCCCTGCCCTTCGCGCTGTTCTGGCCGCCGCTGTTCGTGCTGACCACGCTGCTCGCGATGGTCTACATCCACCTCACGGTGCGCGGCGTGCCAGGGCTCGATGCGGCGCTGGCGCCGCCGCGCCCGCCGGGCGGCTCGCCGTTCAACACGCTGCACCTGTGGTTCATCTACCAGCTGTTCTGGTTCTGCGTGCTGGCCTGGGCCGGCGCGAAGCTGGGCCGCTTCGTGCCGGCGCGGCTGCGCGCGGGCTTCGGGCACGGCTTCGCGCTACTGGCACGCCAGCCCTGGGGCGTCCTGGTGCTGGCGCTGCCGCTGGCGCTGGCCGGGTCCTTCCATCCCACGGGCCTGGCGCCGCAGAGCGGCTCCTTCCTGCCGCCCTGGGGCGAATGGGTGCACAGCGGCCTGTTCTTCGTGTTCGGCCTGTGCCTGCACGGGCGGCAGGACCTGCTCGCCCGCTTCGCCGCGCGCTGCCAGGTCCTGGCGCTCGCGGGCCTGGCCTTCTTCGGCGCGACGCTCGTGCTGCTGGGCGCCGCGCGCGGCACGACGCCCTTGCCGCATGCCGCGTTCTGGGTCGCCTTCGCCTACGGCACCGCCGGCTGGCTCTGGAGCCTGGCGCTGATCGGCGCCTTCGTGCGCTGGCTGCCGCGGCGCAACGGCGTGCTCGACTACCTCTCGCGCAGCTCCTACTGGGTCTACCTGGTCCACATGCTCGGCACCGTTGGCTTCGGCGTGCTGCTGTTCCATGCGCCGCTCGGGGCGCTCGCGAAGATGGGCCTGAACATCGCGGCCACCTCGCTCGTCGCGCTCGCGAGCTACGAGCTGCTGGCGCGCCGCACGCCCATCGCCCGGCTGCTCAACGGTCAGCCCGAGGCGAAGCGCTCGAGCAGGAAGTCGACGAAGGCGCGCGTCTTCGCGGCCAGGTAA
- a CDS encoding LysR family transcriptional regulator: protein MDHLTALQVFRTAATSGSFAGAARQLGLSAAAVSKNIAELEAHLKVRLINRTTRSMSLTEAGAAYHQRLSRILDDLSEADAALAPMGSSPSGVLRVSAPLTFALTCISPGIPAFMERHPNLRLELDLQDARTDLIGGGYDLAIRGSDRLEDSSLVARELTTMTHVLCGAPAYFAARGRPARPEDLKAFDCVQFTLSGHAHKWTFRRAGRSVAVPVDGRYKVSSSLAVRDALLAGFGLSLIPRIYVAHELAAGRLEAVLEDWEADRTPVYAVYPSRYLAAKTRAFVDFLLERFASG from the coding sequence ATGGACCATCTCACGGCCCTCCAGGTCTTCCGCACCGCCGCCACCAGCGGCAGCTTCGCCGGCGCGGCGCGCCAGCTCGGGCTGTCGGCCGCCGCGGTCAGCAAGAACATCGCCGAGCTCGAGGCGCACCTGAAGGTGCGGCTCATCAACCGCACCACGCGCAGCATGAGCCTCACCGAGGCCGGCGCCGCCTACCACCAGCGGCTCTCGCGCATCCTCGACGACCTGAGCGAGGCCGACGCCGCGCTCGCGCCCATGGGCAGCAGCCCGTCGGGCGTGCTGCGGGTCAGCGCGCCGCTCACCTTCGCGCTGACCTGCATCTCGCCAGGCATCCCGGCCTTCATGGAGCGCCATCCGAACCTGCGGCTCGAGCTCGACCTGCAGGACGCGCGCACCGACCTGATCGGCGGCGGATACGACCTCGCGATCCGCGGCAGCGACCGGCTCGAGGACTCGAGCCTGGTGGCGCGCGAGCTCACGACCATGACCCACGTGCTGTGCGGCGCGCCGGCCTATTTCGCCGCCCGTGGCCGGCCCGCGCGGCCCGAGGACCTGAAGGCCTTCGACTGCGTGCAGTTCACGCTCTCGGGCCATGCCCACAAGTGGACCTTCCGGCGTGCCGGCCGCAGCGTGGCGGTGCCGGTCGACGGGCGCTACAAGGTCAGCTCCAGCCTCGCGGTGCGCGACGCGCTGCTCGCGGGCTTCGGCCTGAGCCTGATCCCGCGCATCTACGTCGCGCACGAGCTGGCCGCGGGCCGGCTCGAGGCGGTGCTGGAAGATTGGGAGGCCGACCGCACGCCGGTCTATGCCGTCTATCCCTCGCGTTACCTGGCCGCGAAGACGCGCGCCTTCGTCGACTTCCTGCTCGAGCGCTTCGCCTCGGGCTGA
- a CDS encoding EamA family transporter, translated as MTDTTDRSTRPSAGGADILLTAAAPAIWGSTYIVTTELLPANYPLTVAMLRALPAGLLLLAIVRQLPERAWWGRILVLGALNFSLLWAMLFIAAYRLPGGVAATITSLQPLMVVFLASALLGTRVRALSVVAAAVGFGGVALLVLTPQARLDAVGIAAALAGAVSMAFGTVLARRWQPPVSALTFTAWQLTAGGLLLLPVALWLEPALPPLTATNWLGFGWLGLVGAALTYILWFRGVARLEPAAIASLAFLSPVTAVILGWVLLGQRLSPLQVAGIAIVIASIWLSQHAQRGALPTAARPATR; from the coding sequence ATGACCGACACCACCGACCGCAGCACCCGCCCTTCCGCCGGCGGCGCCGACATCCTGCTGACCGCCGCCGCGCCCGCGATCTGGGGCAGCACCTACATCGTCACCACCGAGCTGCTGCCCGCGAACTACCCGCTCACGGTCGCGATGCTGCGCGCGCTGCCCGCGGGCCTGCTGCTGCTGGCCATCGTGCGGCAGCTGCCCGAACGCGCCTGGTGGGGTCGCATCCTGGTGCTGGGCGCGCTCAATTTCTCGCTGCTGTGGGCGATGCTGTTCATCGCGGCCTACCGGCTGCCGGGCGGGGTGGCGGCCACGATCACCTCGCTGCAGCCGCTGATGGTGGTGTTCCTCGCGAGCGCGCTGCTCGGCACGCGGGTGCGCGCGCTGTCGGTGGTGGCGGCCGCGGTGGGCTTCGGCGGCGTGGCGCTGCTGGTGCTCACGCCGCAGGCGAGGCTCGACGCGGTGGGCATCGCGGCGGCGCTCGCGGGCGCGGTGTCGATGGCCTTCGGCACCGTGCTGGCGCGGCGCTGGCAGCCGCCGGTCTCGGCGCTGACCTTCACCGCCTGGCAGCTCACCGCGGGCGGCCTGCTGCTGCTGCCGGTGGCGCTGTGGCTCGAACCGGCGCTGCCGCCGCTCACGGCCACCAACTGGCTGGGCTTCGGCTGGCTCGGGCTGGTGGGCGCCGCGCTGACCTACATCCTGTGGTTCCGTGGCGTGGCCCGGCTGGAGCCGGCCGCCATCGCCTCGCTGGCCTTCCTGAGCCCGGTGACGGCCGTGATCCTCGGCTGGGTGCTGCTGGGCCAGCGGCTGTCGCCGCTGCAGGTGGCGGGCATCGCCATCGTGATCGCGAGCATCTGGCTGAGCCAGCATGCGCAGCGCGGCGCGCTGCCCACGGCGGCGCGGCCGGCTACGCGCTGA
- the dbpA gene encoding ATP-dependent RNA helicase DbpA, which translates to MTTTSPDDFATLPLAPQMLANLALLGYARMTPIQAASLPVALLGKDLIAQAKTGSGKTAAFALALLANLNPRRFAVQAMVLCPTRELADQVTTEIRRLARAEENIKVVTLCGGVALRGQTASLEHGAHVVVGTPGRIMDHLERENLVLDALNTLVLDEADRMLDMGFFDDIVTVARQCPKERQTLLFSATYPEGIAKLAQQFMKDPQQIAVQAQHTGSAIRQRWYQVKDGERLHTVSRLLDHFRPASTLAFCNTKQQCRDLVEVLKAQGFSALALFGELEQRERDQVLVQFANRSCSVLVATDVAARGLDIAQLEAVINVDVTPDAEVHVHRIGRTGRVGQQGGAEGLALNLASMDEMGFVGKIEQLQGRESEWHELAELTPGKGAPLAPAMATLQIVGGRKEKIRAGDVLGALTGDCGYAKEQVGKINVNEYSTYVAVDRGIAAEAARKLNDGRIKGKSVKVRLLDL; encoded by the coding sequence ATGACCACCACCTCTCCCGACGATTTCGCCACCCTGCCGCTCGCACCGCAGATGCTGGCCAACCTCGCGCTGCTCGGCTATGCGCGCATGACGCCGATCCAGGCCGCGAGCCTGCCGGTCGCGCTGCTCGGCAAGGACCTGATCGCCCAGGCCAAGACCGGCAGCGGCAAGACCGCCGCCTTCGCGCTGGCGCTGCTGGCCAACCTCAATCCGCGCCGCTTCGCGGTGCAGGCGATGGTGCTGTGCCCCACGCGCGAACTGGCCGACCAGGTCACGACCGAGATCCGCCGGCTGGCGCGCGCGGAAGAGAACATCAAGGTGGTCACGCTGTGCGGCGGCGTCGCGCTGCGCGGGCAGACCGCGAGCCTGGAGCACGGCGCCCACGTGGTGGTGGGCACGCCGGGGCGGATCATGGACCACCTCGAGCGCGAGAACCTCGTGCTCGACGCGCTCAACACGCTGGTGCTCGACGAGGCCGACCGCATGCTCGACATGGGCTTCTTCGACGACATCGTGACCGTGGCGCGCCAGTGCCCGAAGGAGCGCCAGACGCTGCTGTTCTCGGCCACCTATCCCGAGGGCATCGCCAAGCTCGCGCAGCAGTTCATGAAGGACCCGCAGCAGATCGCGGTGCAGGCCCAGCACACGGGCAGCGCGATCCGCCAGCGCTGGTACCAGGTCAAGGACGGCGAGCGGCTGCACACCGTGAGCCGGCTGCTCGACCACTTCCGCCCGGCCAGCACGCTGGCCTTCTGCAACACCAAGCAGCAGTGCCGCGACCTGGTCGAGGTGCTCAAGGCGCAGGGCTTCAGCGCGCTCGCGCTGTTCGGCGAGCTCGAGCAGCGCGAGCGCGACCAGGTGCTGGTGCAGTTCGCCAACCGCAGCTGCTCGGTGCTGGTGGCCACCGACGTGGCGGCGCGCGGGCTGGACATCGCGCAGCTCGAGGCGGTGATCAACGTCGACGTGACGCCCGATGCCGAGGTGCACGTGCATCGCATCGGCCGCACCGGCCGCGTCGGCCAACAGGGCGGCGCCGAGGGCCTGGCGCTGAACCTCGCGAGCATGGACGAGATGGGTTTCGTCGGGAAGATCGAGCAGCTGCAGGGCCGCGAGTCCGAATGGCACGAACTGGCCGAGCTCACGCCCGGCAAGGGCGCGCCGCTCGCGCCGGCGATGGCCACGCTGCAGATCGTGGGCGGGCGCAAGGAGAAGATCCGCGCCGGCGACGTGCTGGGCGCGCTGACCGGCGACTGCGGCTATGCGAAGGAGCAGGTCGGCAAGATCAACGTTAACGAGTACTCGACCTACGTCGCGGTCGATCGCGGCATCGCCGCCGAGGCGGCGCGCAAGCTCAACGACGGCCGCATCAAGGGCAAGAGCGTCAAGGTCCGGCTGCTGGATCTCTGA
- the infA gene encoding translation initiation factor IF-1 has protein sequence MPKEELIEMNGAVTEVLPDSRYRVTLDNGHQLIAYSGGKMRKHHIRILAGDKVSLELSPYDLTKGRITFRHLERRGPPPSGPGGNNGAQRR, from the coding sequence ATGCCGAAGGAAGAACTGATCGAAATGAACGGCGCAGTGACCGAAGTCCTGCCCGATTCGCGCTACCGCGTCACGCTCGACAACGGTCACCAGCTGATCGCCTACAGCGGCGGCAAGATGCGCAAGCACCACATCCGCATCCTGGCGGGCGACAAGGTGTCGCTGGAACTCTCGCCCTACGACCTGACCAAGGGCCGCATCACGTTCCGCCACCTGGAACGCCGCGGTCCTCCGCCGTCGGGTCCCGGCGGCAACAACGGCGCCCAGCGCCGCTGA
- a CDS encoding fatty acid desaturase family protein — MAVAPRARPEDFFSTDEWQALTARSSWKGLWLVAHCWGVIGLAMLVGIVWPWTLPLMVPIVGARQLGLFILMHDAAHAGLHRNRRVNDWVGHWLCSSTLREYRPYHLQHHRFVQQTEDPDLVLSAPFPISRASMWRKVVRDLSGQTFYKQRFGHVAEGIRLRAPGESALKAFGRELAKDRRFFLANGLGLLAFALAGYGWAWFALWLLPMATWLPLVSRVRNIAEHALVAQNEADPLRQARTTHANLAERIFIAPYWVNYHCEHHMFTSLPCWSLPEAHRLLRRGGTTARMEVQPGYLSLLKQATAA; from the coding sequence ATGGCCGTCGCACCCCGAGCCCGCCCCGAGGATTTCTTCAGCACCGACGAATGGCAGGCGCTGACCGCGCGCTCGTCGTGGAAGGGGCTGTGGCTGGTCGCGCACTGCTGGGGCGTCATCGGCCTCGCGATGCTGGTGGGCATCGTCTGGCCATGGACCCTTCCGCTGATGGTGCCGATCGTCGGCGCGCGCCAGCTCGGCCTGTTCATCCTGATGCACGACGCGGCCCATGCCGGGCTGCACCGCAACCGCCGCGTCAACGACTGGGTCGGCCACTGGCTGTGCTCGTCGACCCTGCGCGAGTACCGGCCCTACCACCTGCAGCACCACCGCTTCGTGCAGCAGACCGAGGACCCCGACCTCGTGCTGTCGGCGCCGTTCCCGATCTCGCGCGCCTCGATGTGGCGCAAGGTGGTGCGCGACCTCAGCGGCCAGACCTTCTACAAGCAGCGCTTCGGCCATGTCGCCGAAGGCATCCGCCTGCGCGCGCCGGGCGAATCGGCGCTGAAGGCGTTCGGCCGCGAACTCGCGAAGGACCGGCGCTTCTTTCTCGCCAACGGCCTCGGGCTGCTGGCCTTCGCGCTGGCCGGCTACGGGTGGGCCTGGTTCGCGCTGTGGCTGCTGCCCATGGCGACCTGGCTGCCGCTCGTGAGCCGGGTGCGCAACATCGCCGAGCATGCGCTGGTGGCGCAGAACGAGGCCGATCCGCTGCGCCAGGCGCGCACCACGCATGCCAACCTGGCCGAGCGCATCTTCATCGCGCCCTACTGGGTCAACTATCACTGCGAGCACCACATGTTCACCAGCCTGCCGTGCTGGAGCCTGCCCGAGGCGCACCGGCTGCTGCGGCGCGGCGGCACCACCGCGCGCATGGAAGTGCAGCCCGGCTACCTGAGTCTGCTGAAGCAGGCCACGGCGGCCTGA
- a CDS encoding MFS transporter produces MHHDPVPSSSAAPERLPPSLAWLALGAFAIGTESFIVAGLLPVLAADLRISPTHAGQLVLLFALSYAIGSPLMAAACARFGRRPLLVASLAAFSGLTLLASMAQGFGQLALARLALGLVAGVFVPTASAVAASLVSPALRGRALAIVTGGGTLAVALGVPLGAWIAGWGGWRTAYLLIAALGLVATLGIAAGLPRRLGVAAPAASGGAAFAVLRAPGVLAGLGVSVLWTTGGFSFYTYIALFLSRTVGIGPEGIGAVFVAIGVAAALGTAGGGWATDRFGADRVARGFALLLVAVLGGLSLAAQALPGGLALPVVVGLAALWGFAGWGFGPAQAVRLIRLAPERAPMTLSLNASAIYLGIAAGSLFGGVAIAWFGVSTVGWVGAACQLAGVLLLAHGRRRGGGTVARVGEPAAA; encoded by the coding sequence ATGCACCACGACCCCGTCCCCTCTTCTTCCGCCGCGCCCGAGCGCCTGCCGCCGAGCCTCGCCTGGCTCGCGCTCGGCGCCTTCGCGATCGGCACCGAGAGCTTCATCGTCGCGGGCCTGCTGCCCGTGCTCGCGGCCGACCTGCGGATCAGCCCCACGCACGCGGGCCAGCTCGTGCTGCTGTTCGCGCTCAGCTATGCGATCGGCTCGCCGCTGATGGCCGCGGCCTGCGCGCGCTTCGGCCGCCGGCCGCTGCTGGTCGCGAGCCTCGCGGCCTTCAGCGGCCTGACGCTGCTGGCATCGATGGCGCAGGGCTTCGGCCAGCTCGCGCTGGCGCGTCTCGCGCTGGGCCTGGTGGCGGGCGTGTTCGTGCCGACCGCGAGCGCGGTGGCGGCTTCGCTGGTGTCGCCCGCCTTGCGCGGCCGGGCGCTGGCGATCGTGACCGGCGGCGGCACGCTGGCGGTGGCGCTCGGCGTGCCGCTGGGCGCCTGGATCGCGGGCTGGGGCGGCTGGCGCACGGCCTACCTGCTGATCGCCGCGCTGGGCCTGGTCGCGACCCTGGGCATCGCGGCCGGGCTGCCGCGCCGGCTCGGGGTGGCGGCGCCCGCCGCATCGGGCGGCGCGGCCTTCGCCGTGCTGCGCGCGCCGGGCGTGCTGGCCGGGCTCGGCGTCAGCGTGCTCTGGACCACGGGCGGCTTCAGCTTCTACACCTACATCGCGCTGTTCCTCTCGCGCACGGTGGGCATCGGCCCCGAAGGCATCGGCGCGGTCTTCGTCGCCATCGGCGTGGCGGCGGCGCTCGGCACCGCGGGCGGCGGCTGGGCCACCGACCGCTTCGGCGCCGACCGGGTGGCACGCGGCTTCGCGCTGCTGCTGGTGGCGGTCCTCGGCGGGTTGTCGCTCGCGGCCCAGGCGCTGCCGGGCGGCCTGGCGCTGCCGGTCGTGGTGGGCCTGGCGGCGCTGTGGGGTTTCGCGGGCTGGGGCTTCGGGCCGGCGCAGGCGGTGCGGCTGATCCGGCTGGCGCCCGAGCGCGCGCCGATGACACTGTCGCTCAACGCCTCGGCGATCTACCTCGGGATCGCGGCCGGCTCGCTGTTCGGCGGCGTGGCGATCGCGTGGTTCGGCGTGAGCACCGTCGGCTGGGTGGGCGCGGCCTGCCAGCTGGCCGGCGTGCTGCTGCTGGCCCATGGCCGCCGACGCGGCGGCGGCACGGTCGCGCGGGTCGGGGAGCCCGCGGCAGCCTGA
- a CDS encoding GntR family transcriptional regulator, with amino-acid sequence MAAPIPAPAPASAPKRRAADMAYDAIETLLSTLQLEPGSQIVEAELAERTGLGRTPVREALMRMVSIGLVVQQARRGLLVSTIDLADHLDVVQTRRVLEQLIATCSARRATAPQRKEIVRCAEQMVEAAARGDLDGYMRADHALDLVNHQASHNDSAVKAVTPLIVQCRRFWYAYQHQGEIVEGANAHLELAQGIATGDEAAATAGADRLMDYLERFARKIIDR; translated from the coding sequence ATGGCTGCTCCGATTCCCGCTCCTGCCCCCGCGTCCGCCCCGAAGCGCCGCGCCGCCGACATGGCCTACGACGCCATCGAGACCCTGCTGTCCACGCTGCAGCTCGAGCCCGGCAGCCAGATCGTCGAAGCCGAGCTGGCCGAGCGCACCGGCCTGGGCCGCACGCCGGTGCGCGAGGCGCTGATGCGCATGGTGTCGATCGGCCTGGTCGTGCAGCAGGCGCGCCGCGGCCTGCTGGTGTCGACCATCGACCTCGCCGACCACCTCGACGTGGTGCAGACGCGCCGCGTGCTCGAGCAGCTGATCGCCACCTGCTCCGCGCGCCGCGCCACCGCGCCGCAGCGCAAGGAGATCGTGCGCTGCGCCGAGCAGATGGTGGAGGCGGCCGCGCGCGGCGACCTCGACGGCTACATGCGCGCCGACCATGCGCTCGACCTGGTGAACCACCAGGCCAGCCACAACGACTCGGCCGTCAAGGCCGTCACGCCGTTGATCGTGCAGTGCCGCCGCTTCTGGTACGCCTACCAGCACCAGGGCGAGATCGTCGAGGGCGCCAACGCCCACCTCGAACTGGCGCAGGGCATCGCCACCGGCGACGAGGCCGCCGCCACCGCGGGCGCCGACCGGCTGATGGACTACCTCGAGCGCTTCGCGCGCAAGATCATCGACCGCTAG
- a CDS encoding polysaccharide biosynthesis C-terminal domain-containing protein: MPESAMGGDMARPRFVTGSLLRHVCVMAGTGAIGLIAVFAVDLINLFYISLLGEKAIAAAVGFAGVVGFFHTSLCIGLMIGIAAVVSRTVGAGRAHDARRIATASLVLMAAISLVAGSGTAFFLGPALHALGAEGETARFAQRYLAITVHTMPLLGLGMACSALLRAVGDARRAMMVTLVGAFVTAVLDPILIFGFGMGLDGAAVSAVFSRLALAAVGLHGVAVRHRMLGRFEPKQLGADARAMAAVAGPAVLTNLATPVSAAFVTHSIAQFGPAAVAGAATIDRVSPVAFGLVYALSGAVGPILAQNLGAGQYRRVRQGLRDSLLVMGVSVAVAWAVLALGQDVLIRAFSADGVSAELIALFCSWLAASFFFAGGLFVANASFNNLGHPLLSTVFNWGRATVGTVPFVWWGAQYGAAGVLIGQAVGASIFGVLAVTVAFRLANRLALREDIAPAPPEDAVPVLDAPVAPTSAAGGAAALAGDLRDPAAGP, translated from the coding sequence ATGCCAGAAAGCGCGATGGGGGGAGACATGGCCCGGCCGAGGTTCGTCACGGGCTCGCTGCTGCGGCATGTCTGCGTGATGGCGGGCACCGGCGCCATCGGCCTGATCGCGGTGTTCGCGGTCGACCTGATCAACCTGTTCTACATCTCGCTGCTCGGCGAGAAAGCCATCGCCGCGGCCGTGGGTTTCGCGGGCGTGGTCGGCTTCTTCCACACCTCGCTGTGCATCGGGCTGATGATCGGCATCGCGGCCGTGGTCTCGCGCACCGTGGGCGCGGGCCGCGCGCACGACGCGCGCCGCATCGCCACCGCGAGCCTGGTGCTGATGGCGGCGATCTCGCTGGTGGCGGGCAGCGGCACCGCCTTCTTCCTCGGCCCGGCCCTGCATGCGCTGGGTGCCGAGGGCGAGACCGCGCGCTTCGCGCAGCGCTACCTCGCGATCACCGTGCACACGATGCCGCTGCTCGGGCTGGGCATGGCCTGCTCGGCGCTGCTGCGCGCGGTCGGCGATGCGCGGCGCGCGATGATGGTCACGCTGGTCGGCGCCTTCGTCACCGCGGTGCTCGACCCGATCCTGATCTTCGGCTTCGGCATGGGGCTCGACGGCGCGGCCGTGAGCGCCGTGTTCTCGCGGCTGGCGCTGGCCGCGGTCGGGCTGCACGGCGTGGCGGTGCGGCACCGCATGCTGGGCCGCTTCGAGCCGAAGCAGCTGGGCGCCGATGCCCGCGCGATGGCCGCGGTGGCCGGGCCGGCGGTGCTCACCAATCTCGCGACGCCGGTGAGCGCCGCCTTCGTCACCCACAGCATCGCGCAGTTCGGGCCCGCGGCCGTGGCCGGCGCCGCCACCATCGACCGCGTGAGCCCGGTGGCCTTCGGGCTGGTCTATGCGCTGAGCGGCGCGGTCGGGCCGATCCTGGCGCAGAACCTCGGCGCCGGGCAGTACCGGCGCGTGCGCCAGGGGCTGCGCGACAGCCTGCTGGTCATGGGCGTGTCGGTGGCGGTGGCCTGGGCGGTGCTGGCGCTGGGGCAGGACGTCCTGATCCGCGCCTTCTCGGCCGACGGCGTCTCGGCCGAGCTGATCGCGCTGTTCTGCAGCTGGCTGGCGGCCAGCTTCTTCTTCGCGGGCGGCCTGTTCGTGGCCAATGCCTCGTTCAACAACCTCGGCCATCCGCTGCTGTCGACGGTCTTCAACTGGGGCCGCGCGACGGTGGGCACGGTGCCCTTCGTCTGGTGGGGCGCGCAGTACGGCGCGGCGGGCGTGCTGATCGGGCAGGCGGTGGGCGCCTCGATCTTCGGCGTGCTCGCGGTGACGGTGGCGTTCCGGCTCGCGAACCGGCTGGCGCTGCGCGAGGACATCGCGCCGGCGCCGCCCGAAGACGCGGTGCCGGTGCTCGACGCACCGGTCGCGCCGACCTCGGCCGCCGGCGGCGCGGCGGCGCTCGCGGGCGACCTCAGAGATCCAGCAGCCGGACCTTGA
- a CDS encoding MerR family transcriptional regulator, translating to MLLQVGELARRTGLTVRTLHHYDAIGLLAPSARSEAGYRLYGPDDIARLHAIQALRLLGLPLAEIGGLLGAGGESLPAIVERQIAALDRQIAQATTLRERLALLEQRLAEGGRPDTGDWLATLEQMSTYGRYFSPEEIRALMANWKAVADQWPPLIAELSERMARGVPADALELQPLAARWMTLMGQWMDGNYDLIERWGEMYRSEPVARRDDGPSAALIGYIEQAIGLRMAALLRHLDAEDFARLGTPPDAAWRRLSGELEALQARGAAPGDPAVQAIAREWAALFDAFCDHDPGIAARLMQAMATEPVLQAAAVTAPPVRELLLRAMATLRAT from the coding sequence ATGCTGCTCCAGGTCGGCGAACTCGCGCGGCGCACCGGGCTCACGGTGCGCACGCTCCACCACTACGACGCGATCGGCCTGCTCGCGCCCTCGGCGCGCTCGGAGGCGGGCTACCGGCTCTACGGCCCCGACGACATCGCGCGGCTGCACGCGATCCAGGCGCTGCGGCTGCTCGGGCTGCCGCTGGCCGAGATCGGCGGGCTGCTGGGCGCGGGCGGCGAATCGCTGCCCGCGATCGTCGAACGCCAGATCGCCGCGCTCGACCGGCAGATCGCGCAGGCCACCACGCTGCGCGAGCGGCTCGCGCTGCTCGAACAGCGGCTGGCCGAGGGCGGCCGGCCCGACACCGGCGACTGGCTCGCGACGCTCGAGCAGATGAGCACCTACGGCCGCTACTTCAGCCCCGAGGAGATCCGCGCGCTGATGGCGAACTGGAAGGCGGTGGCCGACCAGTGGCCGCCGCTGATCGCCGAGCTGAGCGAGCGCATGGCGCGCGGCGTGCCGGCCGATGCGCTCGAGCTGCAGCCGCTGGCCGCGCGCTGGATGACGCTGATGGGCCAGTGGATGGACGGCAACTACGACCTGATCGAGCGCTGGGGCGAGATGTACCGCAGCGAGCCGGTGGCGCGGCGCGACGACGGCCCCTCGGCCGCGCTGATCGGCTACATCGAACAGGCCATCGGTCTGCGCATGGCCGCGCTGCTGCGCCACCTCGACGCCGAGGACTTCGCGCGCCTGGGCACGCCGCCCGACGCGGCCTGGCGCCGGCTCTCGGGCGAACTCGAGGCCCTGCAGGCCCGGGGCGCGGCGCCCGGCGACCCGGCCGTGCAGGCGATCGCGCGCGAATGGGCCGCGCTGTTCGATGCCTTCTGCGACCACGACCCGGGCATCGCGGCCCGGCTGATGCAGGCCATGGCCACCGAGCCCGTGCTGCAGGCCGCGGCGGTGACCGCGCCGCCGGTGCGCGAGCTGCTGCTGCGCGCCATGGCGACGCTGCGCGCGACCTGA
- a CDS encoding 4-oxalocrotonate tautomerase family protein produces MPLVTIRLARRETPATREQKAALIAGATRLLQEVLGKRPEDVTVLIDEIDPDNWGQGGESATVLRQRRQGAAS; encoded by the coding sequence ATGCCTCTCGTGACCATCCGCCTCGCGCGCCGCGAAACACCGGCCACGCGCGAACAGAAAGCCGCGCTGATCGCCGGCGCCACCCGGCTGCTGCAGGAGGTGCTCGGCAAGCGCCCCGAGGACGTGACGGTGCTGATCGACGAGATCGATCCCGACAACTGGGGCCAGGGCGGCGAGAGCGCGACGGTGCTGCGGCAGCGGCGCCAGGGCGCAGCCTCCTAG